From a single Lolium rigidum isolate FL_2022 chromosome 7, APGP_CSIRO_Lrig_0.1, whole genome shotgun sequence genomic region:
- the LOC124673996 gene encoding zinc finger protein ENHYDROUS-like encodes MPPNPTDPEQPDAAAAPAPPKKKRNLPGTPDPDAEVIALSPGTLMATNRFVCEVCGKGFQRDQNLQLHRRGHNLPWRLRQRGPGAAPPRRRVYVCPEPGCVHHAPARALGDLTGIKKHFCRKHGEKRWACPRCGKRYAVQADLKAHAKTCGTREYRCDCGTLFTRRDSFVTHRAFCGALVEETGRVLAVPAPPSPQPPGLGDVEENMDNEKADENVEKVDEEEKGDENENSAVAVVDEPQRVEAVSEAPQRIPSPPQHFPSPRRIPSPPQQRIHSPPPQQRIPSPPQQRIPSPPPQQRIPSPPSPVPQEQQQQQPMVAVVPNLEEPKVAAEPIVVVKQEEEDKQDEDVCFQEADRYDNAELEGSSLPDNDTPMLPCFLPSPSDAIGTDGSSTSCGTVSSASNSIAPATTTSTFAGLFASATASTTPQSRSLRDLIGVDPTFLCLAIGTPSNLFPQTNASNPGSFAPPPAPHMSATALLQKAAEAGASQAGTSFLKEFGLASSSSSTPSRPPQGRSIDSSPQSQQPQGRFIDSSRQSQQPQGSFIDSSRQPQLAQGRFIDSSRQSQLPQERFINNSMPSKLSQGRFMDTSLPSQHLAQGRFMDTTQPSQQQPQGRFMDTTPPSQQQPQGRFMDTTQPSQQQPQGRFMDTGLPCQQLPQGRFFSNSPPSNLSQGRFFDNLPPSSLPQGRFFVSSPPSNVPQGRFTDYSPPSKLPPARYIDSSPLPKLPQGRYINSSPPSRVPQGRYMDSSPPSRVPQGRLVDSIPQQWHQQSNQQLMDMEPGPMVSGSLGLGLAYQGANAGLPDSMMGQSQSPLFGPKPAATLDFLGLGIGGTMGGSTPNGGGLPALMLGGELDMGSAQAHPPWEEAQRKINGRTIL; translated from the exons ATGCCGCCCAATCCGACGGACCCGGAGCAGCCGGACGCcgccgcggcgccggcgccgcccaagaagaagaggaacctgCCCGGCACGCCAG atccggacgcggaggtgatCGCGCTGTCGCCGGGGACGCTCATGGCCACCAACCGCTTCGTGTGCGAGGTCTGCGGCAAGGGCTTCCAGCGGGACCAGAACCTGCAGCTGCACCGCCGGGGCCACAACCTGCCCTGGCGCCTGCGCCAGCGCGGGcccggcgccgcgccgccgcgccgcaggGTCTACGTCTGCCCGGAGCCCGGGTGCGTGCACCACGCCCCGGCCCGCGCGCTCGGGGACCTCACGGGCATCAAGAAGCACTTCTGCCGCAAGCACGGCGAGAAGCGATGGGCCTGCCCGCGCTGCGGGAAGCGCTACGCCGTGCAGGCAGACCTCAAGGCGCACGCCAAGACCTGCGGCACCCGCGAGTACCGCTGCGACTGCGGAACGCTCTTCACCAG GCGAGACAGCTTCGTCACGCATCGAGCCTTCTGTGGCGCTCTCGTGGAGGAGACTGGCAGAGTGCTCGCCGTTCCGGCGCCGCCTTCTCCCCAGCCGCCTGGTTTGGGGGATGTTGAGGAAAACATGGACAATGAGAAGGCAGATGAGAATGTGGAGAAGGTAGATGAGGAGGAGAAAGGCGATGAAAATGAGAATTCTGCTGTGGCAGTGGTGGATGAGCCTCAGCGTGTCGAGGCAGTGTCTGAGGCGCCGCAGCGCATTCCTTCGCCGCCGCAGCACTTTCCGTCGCCGCGGCGCATTCCGTCGCCCCCGCAGCAGCGCATTCattcgccgccgccgcagcagcgcATTCCGTCGCCCCCACAGCAGCGCattccttcgccgccgccgcagcagcgcATTCCGTCGCCGCCATCTCCGGTAccacaggagcagcagcagcagcagccaatgGTGGCAGTGGTGCCAAATTTGGAGG AGCCAAAGGTGGCTGCGGAGCCAATTGTGGTCGTTaagcaggaggaggaagacaagcaGGATGAAGATGTTTGCTTCCAGGAAGCCGATAGATACGACAACGCTGAATTGGAAGGATCCAGCCTGCCGGATAACGATACACCGATGCTTCCTTGTTTCCTACCGTCGCCCTCGGATGCCATTGGTACAGATGGCAGCAGCACCAGCTGTGGCACAGTCAGCAGCGCTTCGAATTCCATCGCGCCAGCTACGACGACTAGCACGTTTGCTGGGCTGTTTGCATCCGCCACAGCAAGCACCACTCCCCAGAGCAGATCGCTGCGCGATCTTATCGGTGTTGATCCTACCTTCCTTTGCCTCGCGATTGGTACGCCCTCCAACCTCTTCCCGCAGACAAACGCGAGCAACCCCGGCAGCTttgctccacctccagcaccacaCATGTCTGCGACGGCACTCCTGCAGAAGGCTGCTGAGGCTGGAGCCTCGCAAGCAGGAACGTCTTTCTTGAAGGAGTTTGGGCTTGCAAGTTCCTCCTCTTCAACCCCATCCAGGCCACCGCAAGGAAGGTCTATCGATAGCTCACCACAATCCCAGCAGCCTCAAGGAAGGTTTATCGACAGCTCAAGACAATCCCAGCAGCCTCAAGGAAGCTTTATCGACAGCTCAAGACAACCCCAGCTAGCTCAAGGAAGGTTTATCGACAGCTCAAGACAGTCTCAGCTACCTCAAGAGAGGTTCATAAACAACTCGATGCCATCCAAGCTATCTCAAGGGAGATTCATGGATACTTCATTACCATCCCAGCACCTAGCTCAAGGCAGATTCATGGACACCACACAACCATCCCAGCAGCAACCTCAAGGGAGATTTATGGATACCACACCACCATCCCAGCAGCAACCTCAAGGGAGATTCATGGATACCACACAACCATCCCAGCAGCAACCTCAAGGGAGATTCATGGATACAGGACTACCATGCCAGCAGCTACCTCAAGGAAGGTTCTTCAGTAACTCGCCACCATCAAATCTATCTCAAGGAAGGTTCTTCGATAACCTGCCACCATCCAGTCTACCGCAGGGAAGGTTCTTCGTTAGCTCGCCACCATCCAATGTACCTCAGGGAAGATTCACCGATTACTCGCCACCATCCAAGCTACCACCAGCAAGATATATCGATAGCTCGCCGCTGCCCAAGCTACCACAGGGAAGGTACATCAATAGCTCGCCACCATCGAGGGTACCACAGGGAAGGTACATGGATAGCTCACCACCATCGAGGGTACCGCAGGGAAGGTTGGTCGACAGCATTCCGCAGCAGTGGCACCAACAGAGTAATCAACAGCTAATGGATATGGAGCCTGGGCCGATGGTATCTGgcagccttggccttggccttgcgtACCAAGGTGCAAATGCAGGGTTGCCAGATTCGATGATGGGGCAATCACAATCACCACTGTTCGGTCCCAAGCCTGCTGCCACTCTGGACTTCCTTGGGCTTGGCATCGGAGGGACAATGGGCGGCTCCACACCCAACGGTGGTGGCCTCCCGGCATTGATGCTTGGAGGGGAGCTGGACATGGGGTCTGCACAGGCGCACCCTCCATGGGAAGAGGCACAGAGGAAGATCAATGGCCGCACAATCCTGTGA